In one window of Mytilus trossulus isolate FHL-02 chromosome 7, PNRI_Mtr1.1.1.hap1, whole genome shotgun sequence DNA:
- the LOC134724495 gene encoding cytochrome P450 10-like, protein MSFLHKFRPPHLINRQLCAKVFSCYTRRTSATTTTNDGTKPTHSVKPFSEMPEARFISMFYWIYLYITKKSPVLTSYYTTMKQKHGDIYKQNISMGKGENYIVMIGHPDFAKTVFQAPEKEHRRFKLQLIDFFTKKNNFKNPLALLDGKEWEEQRKPTQEKMLRPTVVANYVPLIEKVTDDFIEKLGRKEKTEDLFTDLLNYATESVGMLCFNKRLDCMENENNPVAALVRKLFEMLGTSVMRPRKSHMSLDSKFFKEYETKTLEFGKIASDIIDSQKVFLSKMKDEGQLEKYLEEEPNFLHSLLSDPRVTEESATSMVTTLFGAGIETSANTLTFVLTDLSLYPDKQKKLYEEIQRVVGDGTNLTKEHLARMSYLKACVKESLRKTFPLVSGTGRYLETDLEVGGYEIPKDTFVVVNSALMSNDERFFPRPTEYLPERWLRDTEGDLTISRNFPFAYTPFGYGPRSCLGQRFAENEIFIAVIKIIQKFQISLPTGVTEVKSDYTLFRTPSEKVTLYFQKR, encoded by the exons atgtcttttttacaCAAGTTTAGACCACCACATTTAATAAACCGCCAATTGTGCGCGAAGGTGTTCTCGTGTTATACACGTCGAACGTCTGCAACAACAACCACAAATGATGGAACAAAACCAACGCATTCTGTTAAACCATTCAGTGAGATGCCAGAGGCACGATTTATATCAATGTTTTATTGGATATACTTAT ATATTACGAAAAAGAGTCCAGTACTGACGTCATACTACACGACGATGAAGCAGAAGCACGgtgatatatataaacaaaacatcaGCATGGGAAAGGGAGAGAACTATATTGTTATGATTGGTCATCCAGACTTCGCTAAAACTGTATTCCAAGCTCCAGAGAAAGAACATAGGAGATTTAAACTACAATTGATAGACTTTTTcacaaagaaaaacaacttcAAAAACCCGTTGGCATTACT GGACGGGAAAGAATGGGAAGAACAAAGAAAGCCGACACAAGAAAAGATGTTGCGTCCTACTGTTGTGGCGAATTACGTACCTCTTATTGAAAAGGTAACCGACGATTTCATTGAGAAACTAGGAAGGAAAGAAAAAACTGAAGATTTGTTTACAGATTTGCTCAACTATGCGACGGAAa GCGTTGGAATGTTATGTTTTAATAAGAGACTTGACTGTatggaaaatgaaaacaatcCAGTGGCTGCCCTTGTCAGAAAATTATTTGAGATGCTCGGAACCTCAGTTATGAGACCAAGAAAGAGTCACATGTCTCTTGATTCAAAATTCTTCAAggaatatgaaacaaaaacacTTGAATTCGGaaa AATAGCAAGTGACATAATCGATTCACAGAAAGTTTTCCTTTCTAAAATGAAAGATGAAGGACAACTCGAAAAGTATCTTGAAGAGGAGCCAAACTTCTTGCACTCACTTTTATCAGACCCAAGAGTAACAGAGGAGTCAGCAACTAGCATGGTTACAACTCTATTCGGTGCTGGAATTGAAACA tccgCCAATACCCTGACGTTTGTACTAACTGATCTAAGCCTGTATCCCGACAAACAGAAAAAGCTGTatgaagaaatacaaagagttgTTGGTGATGGTACAAATCTAACGAAAGAACATCTTGCACGTATGTCTTACTTGAAGGCCTGTGTCAAGGAAAGTCTAAG GAAAACATTTCCCTTAGTTAGTGGTACTGGAAGATATTTAGAGACAGATCTTGAAGTTGGAGGATATGAGATTCCAAAAGAT ACCTTCGTTGTTGTTAACAGTGCACTGATGTCTAATGACGAAAGGTTTTTTCCACGACCGACAGAGTATCTTCCAGAAAGATGGCTTCGAGATACAGAAGGAGATTTAACCATCAGTCGAAATTTTCCATTTGCATATACTCCTTTCGGTTATGGACCAAGAAGCTGTTTAGGACAACGATTTGCAGAAAACGAAATATTTATAGCAGTTATTAAG ATTATACAGAAGTTTCAGATATCATTGCCTACAGGAGTTACAGAAGTCAAATCTGACTACACACTATTTCGGACGCCATCAGAGAAAGTTACACTTTACTTCCAGAAAAGATGA